The Terriglobia bacterium genome contains a region encoding:
- a CDS encoding HEAT repeat domain-containing protein gives MQGSSALEDERVATYAALGLGYLGGDKAVTILSAALQETSRSVRSSIAIALGNMRSKSAVPVLIGMYQDQHVQGEVCGSLITLTHRQWCDGSGDVGALQVRWKQWYKANRPGIRLYGLGQCPENSGSLPYVR, from the coding sequence TTGCAAGGCAGTAGCGCGCTGGAGGATGAGCGGGTCGCTACGTATGCGGCTTTGGGTCTCGGGTACCTCGGCGGAGACAAGGCCGTGACCATATTAAGCGCTGCTTTACAGGAGACCAGCCGCTCGGTTCGATCCAGTATTGCAATTGCCTTGGGTAACATGCGATCAAAGTCCGCTGTCCCTGTCTTGATAGGCATGTATCAAGACCAACACGTCCAAGGTGAGGTATGCGGTTCTCTCATCACGCTCACGCATCGACAGTGGTGCGATGGAAGCGGGGACGTTGGGGCACTGCAGGTGCGGTGGAAACAATGGTACAAGGCAAACCGCCCGGGAATCCGGCTGTACGGGCTCGGCCAGTGTCCAGAGAACTCCGGGTCACTGCCGTACGTACGCTAG